From Algoriphagus sp. NG3, the proteins below share one genomic window:
- a CDS encoding S41 family peptidase: MKKIFVLLFLMSSLNCFAQQVEKFNLGFEHHKEGNTLSDGWVKWGDYIFSIDSMAFSGMKSGKIASTDAENPFGYIAYRIPAHYSGDTIKLEGYMKVKDVENGFAGLMLRIDGNGNTLALDNMQNQQVMGTKDWQKYSVSLAYPEDAEYMYVAGILVGKGEAWFDGFEVTIDGNDIQTLELPRAITDHEFDNGSLIEFGELTSDQIESLDLLGRVWGFLKYHHPQIAKGNYNWDYELFRFLPKYLEVNSANEKTRLLVDWIDTLGNLDECATCGDSVKNKFISPDFKWIEKQPEDLKNALLAVYASRGQEGNFFVKINSNNGRPDFKNENAYSAMAYPDQGFRLLSLFRYWNMINYFFPSKYLMDKEWDHALEEFIPVFLNAENELEYELAALEMIEYIQDSHAFLGGAADKIYQWKGQKFPPVKVDFVGSKLVVSGYYHAGFKEKTGLQLGDMITEVNGESIEQLIKNRSSYYPASNLPVKYKSMSMDLLRSNSSEISITYLTKDLKEQTETIELYAYENLDMYPERNLETFKVLKDSIGYFTVENIKEEDISQFKNYLKETRGLIIDLRKYPALNVASKLGSYFVSSSTPFVKFSIGMVENPGVFYLTDDITLSGESGAYKGKVIVLVNEMTQSRGEYLALALRAGENTTILGSTTAGADGEVSAILLPGGLMTQISGVGIYYPDGGETQRIGIVPDIVVTPTIEGISEQRDELLEKAIELLAKD; this comes from the coding sequence ATGAAAAAGATTTTTGTACTACTGTTTCTAATGTCATCACTGAATTGTTTTGCCCAGCAAGTAGAGAAATTTAACCTAGGATTTGAACACCATAAAGAGGGGAATACACTTTCAGATGGCTGGGTCAAATGGGGTGATTACATATTCAGTATAGATTCTATGGCATTTTCCGGGATGAAGTCGGGGAAAATAGCATCAACTGATGCCGAAAACCCCTTTGGTTATATCGCTTACAGAATTCCGGCCCATTATTCAGGTGATACCATCAAGCTTGAGGGATATATGAAGGTCAAGGATGTGGAGAATGGATTTGCGGGATTGATGCTAAGAATCGATGGGAACGGAAATACGCTGGCATTGGATAATATGCAAAACCAACAGGTGATGGGAACCAAAGACTGGCAGAAGTACAGTGTTTCCCTTGCTTACCCGGAAGATGCAGAGTACATGTATGTAGCAGGAATACTAGTAGGGAAAGGCGAAGCTTGGTTTGATGGTTTTGAGGTTACGATTGATGGCAATGATATACAAACATTAGAATTACCTAGGGCTATAACAGACCATGAGTTTGACAATGGTTCTCTTATTGAGTTTGGAGAATTGACTTCCGATCAGATCGAAAGTTTGGACTTGCTGGGAAGAGTTTGGGGATTCTTGAAATATCATCATCCTCAAATAGCAAAGGGCAATTATAATTGGGATTATGAATTGTTTCGATTTCTTCCAAAGTATCTGGAAGTTAACAGTGCTAATGAGAAAACGAGGCTCTTGGTAGATTGGATCGATACCCTAGGCAACCTGGATGAATGTGCAACTTGTGGGGACTCTGTCAAGAATAAATTTATATCACCGGATTTTAAATGGATTGAAAAGCAGCCTGAAGATCTCAAAAATGCACTGCTCGCCGTATATGCAAGTCGTGGACAAGAGGGGAATTTCTTTGTGAAAATCAATTCCAATAATGGAAGGCCTGATTTCAAAAATGAAAATGCGTATTCAGCTATGGCTTATCCAGATCAGGGGTTTAGGCTATTGTCTCTTTTCAGATATTGGAATATGATCAACTATTTCTTTCCCTCTAAATATCTAATGGATAAAGAATGGGATCATGCCCTAGAAGAGTTTATACCGGTTTTTCTAAATGCGGAAAATGAACTGGAGTATGAATTGGCTGCACTTGAAATGATCGAATATATTCAGGACTCCCATGCTTTTCTGGGAGGAGCAGCGGATAAAATATATCAGTGGAAGGGGCAGAAATTCCCTCCCGTAAAAGTAGATTTTGTGGGGAGTAAATTAGTGGTGTCAGGGTACTATCATGCTGGATTTAAAGAGAAGACCGGGCTTCAGTTAGGTGACATGATCACTGAAGTGAATGGAGAAAGTATTGAGCAGCTTATTAAAAATAGATCAAGCTATTATCCAGCTTCAAACCTTCCTGTTAAGTACAAAAGCATGTCCATGGATCTTTTACGCTCAAACTCCAGTGAAATTTCGATTACATATTTAACAAAAGACCTAAAGGAGCAAACGGAGACAATCGAATTGTATGCTTACGAAAACCTCGATATGTATCCAGAGCGTAATCTGGAAACGTTCAAGGTGCTTAAGGATTCTATAGGATATTTTACTGTTGAAAATATCAAAGAGGAGGATATTTCCCAGTTCAAGAATTACTTAAAAGAAACTCGAGGTCTTATAATTGATCTACGAAAATACCCTGCGCTCAATGTAGCATCCAAACTAGGTTCCTACTTTGTGTCTTCCTCTACACCCTTTGTGAAGTTTAGCATAGGAATGGTGGAGAATCCAGGCGTGTTTTACTTGACAGATGATATAACCTTATCAGGTGAAAGCGGAGCCTACAAAGGGAAAGTTATTGTGTTGGTCAATGAAATGACTCAAAGTCGGGGTGAATATTTGGCATTGGCACTGCGGGCAGGTGAAAATACCACAATATTAGGGAGCACTACAGCTGGTGCAGATGGGGAAGTTTCAGCTATTTTACTCCCGGGTGGACTCATGACGCAAATCTCGGGAGTAGGAATCTATTATCCGGATGGAGGCGAAACCCAGAGGATTGGGATTGTTCCTGACATTGTGGTCACACCAACTATTGAAGGTATAAGTGAGCAGCGGGATGAACTGTTGGAGAAAGCTATTGAGCTACTGGCAAAAGACTGA
- a CDS encoding HPP family protein, with translation MKKQIQRGIRVSRYVFYKETLIDAKEHFWSFVGAFVGIGLITYFHSSSLSNHENLFLIGSFGASSVLVYGLIGSPLAQPRNLVGGHVVSALVGVTVNLLLPDTLWLAAPLAVALSIVLMQMTRTLHPPGGATALIAVIGSEKVKALGYMYVLSPVLTGSLILLLVALIFNNMTSNRKYPSDRQFSRTVKMIRKKSFVRKRNTAE, from the coding sequence ATGAAGAAGCAAATCCAGCGGGGAATCCGGGTTTCACGCTACGTTTTTTATAAAGAAACCCTGATAGATGCCAAAGAACATTTTTGGTCTTTTGTAGGGGCTTTTGTAGGAATTGGCTTGATCACATACTTCCACAGTAGCAGTTTGTCTAATCATGAAAACCTCTTCCTGATCGGTTCATTTGGGGCTTCCAGCGTATTGGTTTATGGTCTGATAGGAAGTCCATTGGCACAGCCAAGAAACCTCGTGGGCGGTCACGTAGTTTCAGCGCTGGTTGGAGTTACAGTCAATCTGCTACTTCCTGATACATTATGGCTTGCCGCCCCCTTGGCAGTGGCGCTGTCTATAGTTTTGATGCAGATGACACGTACCCTTCATCCTCCCGGTGGTGCTACAGCCTTGATAGCAGTGATTGGGTCAGAAAAAGTAAAAGCACTAGGCTACATGTATGTGCTATCTCCTGTATTGACAGGGTCTTTGATTTTGCTGCTGGTTGCCTTGATCTTTAACAATATGACTTCCAACAGGAAATATCCTTCCGATAGACAGTTCAGCCGGACTGTGAAGATGATACGAAAGAAGAGTTTTGTAAGGAAAAGAAATACTGCGGAGTAA